From one Bifidobacterium sp. WK012_4_13 genomic stretch:
- the pheT gene encoding phenylalanine--tRNA ligase subunit beta yields MPMVDIDWLTEHVKLPADLTYEQLAKDLVRVGLEEEMIHRSTILGPIVVGYVVSAEPEEQKNGKTINWCKVDVGDEYNDRDDDGNPQPRGIVCGAPNMAAGEKVVVTLPGAVLPGDFKIEPRKTYGHVSDGMCASERELGLSEEHNGILLLREYGFSKEQYDALKPGDDVMHLLHLDNPILEINITPDRGYAFSYRGVSREYHNSTGAEFTDPVLALNRELPKQPRTMSEDAQEGHPEVSVEIDDDNPIHDVVGCDRYYARTIHGYDASQSHTPHEIRRRLVRAGMRSLSLPVDVTNYVMMDLGQPLHAYDLDKISMPIVVRRAAEGETLVTLDGKERKLNSEDLLITDSPDGNRASRVLGLAGVMGGQYGEVTEETKNILIESAHFDPITVARSARRHKLPSEASRRFERGVDTMLQPAAAQLAVDMLVHYGQGESSSSVTDVNNAKAPKPIHFKAREVARLSGLSIDLNRISSILQDIGCRLGGGGNGEFLVAPPTWRPDLTEACDLVEEIARLVGYDQIPVKVPSAPVLGRSGLTSQQLRRRWIADTLAEYGLVETLSYPFVGDEDFKAFCVDPDQIEPVSVEIQNPLAGDRPYLRRELLMTLALTAQRNIRRGLHNVGVYELGSVFLWDPKAPAIPALPGGVRPDDDHLRALDAGLPQQPLHVSGILTGQAEHDGWLGENRPVDWTDAVEIVRRISDRIGAHLSLVQPQPENVEPSWHPGRAAHVVLPDGSIIGMVGELHPHVNEALDFPEHSAAFELNVTELLKAVDDRPVQARPISTFPPVRQDLAFTVAKTVTAEQLTNCIRQSAGDDLESIELFDVYTGDQVGDDEKSLAFSVTFRSAEKTLTSQDSERIRKNIVDSAKDLGAVLRA; encoded by the coding sequence ATGCCAATGGTTGACATTGATTGGCTCACGGAGCATGTGAAGCTTCCTGCCGATCTTACATATGAACAGCTTGCCAAGGATCTCGTTCGTGTCGGGCTCGAGGAGGAGATGATCCATCGCTCCACGATCCTCGGACCGATCGTCGTCGGATATGTGGTCTCCGCCGAGCCGGAGGAGCAGAAGAATGGCAAGACCATCAACTGGTGCAAGGTCGATGTCGGTGACGAATACAACGACAGGGACGATGACGGCAATCCTCAGCCACGTGGCATCGTCTGCGGAGCGCCGAACATGGCGGCAGGCGAGAAGGTCGTCGTCACACTTCCCGGTGCGGTGCTTCCGGGAGACTTCAAGATCGAGCCACGCAAGACCTATGGCCATGTGTCTGACGGCATGTGCGCGTCCGAACGTGAATTGGGCCTGAGTGAGGAGCACAACGGCATTCTGCTGCTCCGCGAATACGGTTTCAGCAAGGAGCAGTATGACGCGTTGAAGCCTGGCGATGACGTCATGCATCTGCTTCATCTCGACAATCCGATCCTGGAGATCAACATCACTCCGGACCGTGGATATGCATTCTCTTACCGTGGAGTCTCGCGTGAGTACCATAACTCCACCGGTGCCGAGTTCACCGATCCTGTGCTCGCATTGAACAGGGAGCTGCCCAAGCAGCCCAGGACCATGTCCGAGGATGCTCAGGAAGGCCATCCGGAGGTTTCCGTCGAAATCGACGATGACAATCCCATACATGATGTGGTCGGCTGCGATCGCTATTACGCCAGAACCATCCATGGATACGATGCATCTCAGTCGCATACGCCCCATGAAATCCGCCGACGTCTTGTACGTGCAGGAATGAGAAGCCTGTCGTTGCCCGTCGACGTGACCAACTATGTGATGATGGATCTTGGTCAGCCTCTTCACGCATACGACCTTGACAAGATTTCCATGCCAATAGTGGTCCGCAGGGCCGCCGAAGGCGAAACCCTGGTGACGCTTGACGGCAAGGAACGCAAGCTGAATTCGGAGGATCTGCTGATAACCGATTCGCCTGATGGAAACAGGGCTTCACGCGTTCTCGGACTTGCAGGGGTCATGGGTGGCCAATATGGCGAAGTCACCGAGGAAACCAAGAACATCCTGATCGAATCAGCACACTTCGATCCGATCACCGTCGCTCGTTCGGCGCGCCGGCACAAGCTGCCTTCAGAGGCGTCACGACGCTTCGAGCGCGGAGTCGACACGATGCTTCAGCCCGCTGCGGCACAGCTCGCCGTGGACATGCTCGTTCACTATGGGCAGGGAGAATCCTCTTCAAGCGTCACCGATGTGAACAATGCCAAGGCTCCCAAGCCGATTCACTTCAAGGCCAGGGAGGTCGCCCGGCTTTCCGGCCTCAGCATAGACCTGAACAGGATTTCATCGATTCTTCAGGACATCGGCTGCCGTCTCGGTGGCGGTGGCAATGGGGAATTCCTGGTCGCGCCACCTACCTGGCGACCCGACCTGACCGAGGCGTGCGACCTGGTCGAGGAGATCGCCCGACTCGTCGGATATGACCAGATTCCCGTCAAGGTCCCTTCCGCACCTGTGCTTGGCAGGAGCGGTCTGACTTCGCAGCAGCTGCGACGACGCTGGATTGCAGACACCCTGGCTGAGTACGGTCTCGTCGAGACGCTGAGCTACCCGTTCGTGGGCGATGAGGACTTCAAGGCGTTCTGCGTCGATCCCGATCAGATCGAACCGGTAAGCGTTGAGATTCAGAATCCCTTGGCAGGTGACAGACCATATCTTCGCCGTGAATTGCTCATGACCCTCGCTTTGACCGCCCAACGCAACATACGCCGTGGATTGCACAATGTGGGTGTATATGAGCTTGGCTCGGTATTCCTTTGGGATCCGAAGGCTCCCGCAATCCCAGCATTGCCTGGGGGAGTCAGGCCGGATGACGATCATCTGCGTGCGCTGGACGCAGGTCTTCCTCAGCAGCCGCTGCACGTCTCTGGCATTCTTACCGGTCAGGCTGAGCATGACGGCTGGCTGGGAGAGAACCGTCCGGTGGATTGGACCGATGCAGTCGAGATCGTCCGTCGCATATCGGACCGCATCGGCGCCCACCTGTCTCTGGTGCAGCCGCAGCCCGAGAACGTGGAGCCGTCCTGGCATCCAGGTCGTGCCGCGCATGTGGTTCTGCCAGATGGTTCCATCATCGGCATGGTCGGTGAGCTTCATCCCCACGTCAACGAGGCGCTGGACTTCCCCGAGCATTCGGCCGCCTTTGAGCTGAACGTGACGGAACTGCTCAAAGCCGTCGATGACAGGCCGGTGCAGGCACGTCCGATTTCGACGTTCCCGCCAGTCCGTCAGGATCTGGCCTTTACGGTTGCGAAGACCGTCACCGCCGAGCAACTGACGAATTGCATACGACAGTCCGCAGGCGACGACCTTGAATCCATAGAGCTCTTCGACGTCTACACGGGCGATCAGGTGGGCGATGACGAGAAGTCCCTGGCTTTCTCAGTCACCTTCAGGTCTGCAGAGAAGACCCTGACTTCGCAGGACAGCGAGCGCATACGCAAGAATATTGTCGATTCTGCAAAGGATCTGGGCGCTGTGCTGAGAGCGTGA
- the pheS gene encoding phenylalanine--tRNA ligase subunit alpha, whose translation MADVATFDADAIKAQVAEGISKIQEASSTKELNGLRTQYAGADSAMTLGSRSIKSLPAEERKDAGKLMGKLRADFGRAFSSRMESVAAKEESDELAREAVDMTLPVRRNPIGARHPLAKLLEDVEDFFVSMGWQIAQGPEVEAEWYDFDALNFGPDHPARQMQDTFYVKGNQAKDAAGFVGSNMVMRTHTSPVQARSLLSRGVPLYVACPGRVFRTDELDATHTPVFHQCEAIAVDKDLTMADLKGVLDKLAIAMFGKDARTRLRPSYFPFTEPSAEMDLWFPDKKGGPGWIEWGGCGMVNPNVLKSAGIDPDVYAGFAFGIGMERTLLLRHDINDMHDLVEGDVRFSRQFVMGE comes from the coding sequence TTGGCAGACGTTGCAACGTTCGACGCTGACGCGATCAAGGCACAGGTTGCCGAGGGAATCAGCAAAATTCAGGAAGCCTCAAGTACGAAAGAGCTCAATGGGCTCAGAACGCAATACGCCGGCGCGGATTCTGCGATGACGTTGGGGAGCAGGTCGATAAAGTCCCTTCCGGCAGAGGAACGCAAGGATGCCGGAAAGCTGATGGGGAAGCTGAGGGCAGACTTCGGCCGAGCCTTTTCCAGTCGTATGGAGTCGGTTGCGGCGAAGGAGGAGAGCGATGAGCTGGCCCGCGAGGCCGTCGACATGACGCTGCCGGTTCGCCGCAATCCCATCGGTGCGCGGCATCCATTGGCGAAGCTGCTCGAAGACGTTGAGGACTTCTTCGTCTCCATGGGCTGGCAGATAGCCCAGGGGCCCGAGGTTGAGGCTGAGTGGTATGACTTCGATGCTCTGAACTTCGGGCCGGACCACCCTGCGCGGCAGATGCAGGATACCTTCTATGTCAAGGGGAATCAGGCCAAGGATGCCGCCGGCTTCGTCGGTTCGAACATGGTCATGCGCACCCATACCTCGCCCGTGCAGGCTCGTTCGCTGCTCAGCAGGGGAGTTCCGCTGTATGTGGCATGCCCCGGCCGCGTATTCAGGACCGACGAGCTTGACGCCACGCACACGCCAGTGTTCCATCAGTGCGAGGCCATCGCAGTCGACAAGGATCTCACGATGGCAGACCTGAAGGGCGTTCTCGATAAGCTTGCCATCGCGATGTTCGGCAAGGACGCGCGCACGCGTCTGCGTCCGTCATACTTCCCATTCACTGAGCCGAGTGCCGAAATGGATCTGTGGTTCCCCGACAAGAAAGGTGGCCCAGGCTGGATTGAATGGGGCGGATGTGGCATGGTCAACCCCAATGTGTTGAAATCGGCCGGCATCGACCCTGATGTCTATGCGGGCTTCGCCTTCGGCATTGGCATGGAACGCACGCTGCTGCTGCGTCATGACATCAATGACATGCACGACCTCGTCGAGGGCGATGTGCGTTTCAGCCGTCAATTCGTTATGGGAGAGTGA
- a CDS encoding TrmH family RNA methyltransferase produces MPFSTEYMDNPHADRVRRIARLSQSRARQRSGLFLVEGPQSVRELVACRPKIVKDLYVQSQQGDTDHRRAVTEVIARILRHPNIPQIYVHYVSDAVMSQISDDSQGIVAVAEGETMQSQLHDVLESDHRDAPLTLAAFWQIRDPGNAGTVIRAADAAGCAAVIFVDDCVDALNPKVIRSTAGSIFHIPIIAMSAEGFLQSMHDADIAVVAADVHGVEGRESESLPTLIAGSTDKKESRVILFGNEARGLPESMLLQSQRIVFIPMYGKAESLNLATSAAIMLHTLAMSSHVERI; encoded by the coding sequence ATGCCTTTCTCGACTGAATACATGGATAATCCGCATGCCGATCGCGTCAGACGGATCGCACGGCTTTCGCAATCCAGGGCGAGACAGCGTTCCGGGCTGTTTCTTGTGGAAGGTCCCCAGTCAGTGAGAGAGCTTGTGGCATGCCGACCGAAGATCGTCAAGGATCTCTATGTTCAGTCGCAACAGGGCGATACAGACCATAGGCGAGCTGTGACGGAGGTCATTGCACGCATTCTTCGGCATCCGAACATCCCGCAGATATATGTTCACTATGTAAGCGACGCAGTGATGAGCCAGATAAGCGACGATTCCCAGGGAATCGTCGCAGTCGCCGAAGGCGAGACGATGCAATCGCAGCTCCATGACGTGTTGGAGTCCGATCATCGTGATGCACCGCTGACGCTCGCGGCGTTCTGGCAGATCCGCGATCCTGGGAACGCTGGAACCGTCATTCGCGCTGCGGATGCAGCAGGATGCGCTGCCGTCATCTTCGTCGATGACTGTGTGGATGCGTTGAATCCGAAAGTGATACGTTCGACCGCCGGATCGATATTCCATATTCCCATCATCGCCATGAGCGCCGAGGGCTTCCTGCAGTCTATGCATGATGCGGACATCGCTGTGGTGGCTGCGGATGTGCATGGAGTGGAAGGCAGGGAGTCCGAGTCGTTGCCCACGCTCATTGCAGGCTCAACAGATAAGAAGGAATCCAGGGTGATTCTCTTTGGCAACGAAGCCCGCGGTCTGCCAGAATCGATGCTGCTTCAGAGTCAAAGGATCGTCTTCATTCCCATGTATGGCAAGGCGGAATCATTGAATCTTGCAACGAGCGCCGCAATCATGCTGCACACCCTTGCTATGTCGAGTCATGTTGAAAGAATATGA
- a CDS encoding FtsX-like permease family protein, with product MFVFKNAWKSVVRNKGRNILIAIIVAIIAAAATIGLSIRQAADSARATGLEDTSVTAQISVNREKLISSAQSSSSSSSSSSKPDFSAARSALASKTLSLASYEKYAKASTVKTGTYYTETSSVSKTDSFQPVSTTSTSSSSSSSSSGQAAGQGAGGGMGGGMGAEETQSGDFSLVGFSSDTAVKNATNGTFTMTSGKVFGYTSSSNSDVIISKSLADFNKVSVGDTISVTNPYDTSKTIKLKVVGIYKNTTDTSSSNNGPSQSTSSDPSNAIYTSISTLKALGLDASSTVTTTDSSGTSTKTAAAQLSYTYVLGSKSAYTTFTKDVKKAGLSSDYTVSSADVEEYESSLLPLNNLAKFALTLLLVVLAVGGVVLIVLSLFNVRERKYEVGVLTAMGVKKAKVATQFAIELLIVTMIGLGVGAVAGAATSVPVSNQLLASQVSQQESQASTQEAQFGRGANVGGSGTSTSGTSGSSSGTTTGKTAAAPTQGTGNPFSTKAVSYVSSINTSVSLSMVGQLLLIGLGLTLISALVGVIFVMRYEPLQILADRS from the coding sequence ATGTTCGTGTTCAAAAACGCATGGAAAAGCGTTGTGCGGAACAAAGGCCGCAACATTCTCATAGCGATCATCGTCGCGATCATCGCGGCAGCCGCGACAATAGGACTGTCCATTCGTCAGGCTGCCGACTCCGCAAGGGCGACCGGCTTGGAAGACACCTCCGTCACCGCTCAGATCAGCGTCAACCGGGAAAAACTGATATCCAGCGCCCAGTCAAGCAGCTCAAGCAGTTCAAGCAGCAGCAAGCCCGATTTCTCTGCAGCACGCAGCGCGCTGGCTAGCAAGACGCTGTCTCTGGCCTCCTACGAGAAATATGCCAAGGCGTCGACGGTAAAGACCGGAACCTATTACACCGAGACCTCCTCAGTGTCCAAGACCGATTCCTTCCAACCCGTCTCGACGACAAGCACCAGCAGCTCCAGCAGCTCCTCGTCGTCAGGTCAAGCTGCCGGCCAGGGCGCCGGTGGCGGCATGGGTGGCGGCATGGGCGCCGAAGAGACCCAAAGCGGCGATTTCAGCCTCGTCGGATTCTCCTCTGACACGGCGGTAAAGAACGCCACCAATGGAACCTTCACCATGACGTCAGGCAAGGTCTTCGGCTACACAAGCTCGTCGAACAGCGATGTCATCATCAGCAAGTCCTTGGCAGACTTCAACAAGGTCTCGGTGGGCGACACCATATCCGTCACCAACCCATATGACACCAGCAAGACGATCAAGCTCAAGGTCGTCGGCATCTATAAGAACACGACCGACACGAGCTCCTCGAACAATGGCCCCTCGCAGTCCACCTCATCGGATCCCTCGAACGCCATCTACACTTCCATCTCCACGCTGAAGGCTCTCGGATTGGATGCTTCAAGCACGGTGACCACGACCGATTCGTCGGGAACCTCGACGAAGACGGCAGCGGCACAGCTGAGCTATACATACGTGCTTGGCAGCAAGAGCGCATACACCACATTCACCAAGGATGTGAAGAAGGCCGGGCTTTCCTCCGACTACACGGTGTCATCCGCAGACGTCGAGGAATATGAATCGAGTCTGCTGCCCTTGAACAATCTCGCCAAGTTCGCGCTCACCCTGCTTCTTGTCGTCCTGGCCGTCGGAGGCGTCGTGCTGATAGTGCTGAGCCTGTTCAATGTCCGCGAGCGCAAATACGAGGTTGGCGTACTGACCGCAATGGGCGTGAAGAAGGCGAAGGTCGCGACTCAATTCGCCATCGAGCTTCTCATCGTCACCATGATCGGACTCGGCGTCGGAGCCGTCGCAGGAGCTGCGACATCGGTGCCCGTCTCCAATCAGCTGCTTGCAAGCCAGGTTTCGCAGCAGGAATCGCAGGCATCGACCCAGGAGGCGCAGTTCGGTCGCGGAGCCAACGTCGGCGGTTCAGGCACCTCGACGAGTGGAACGTCCGGTTCATCCTCTGGCACGACCACAGGCAAGACGGCCGCCGCGCCGACGCAGGGAACGGGCAATCCGTTCAGCACCAAGGCAGTGAGCTACGTGTCATCCATCAACACATCGGTCAGCCTGTCGATGGTCGGGCAGCTTCTGCTGATCGGATTGGGTCTGACACTCATATCCGCCTTGGTCGGGGTCATATTCGTCATGAGATATGAACCTCTCCAGATTCTTGCAGACCGATCGTGA
- a CDS encoding ABC transporter ATP-binding protein: MNDTKQIDGQTQSSPSNSAADAKDASPQDDINSEVASRSADDGSAKVPAILELSDVSYAYKRGGKKVLHNLSHAFRPGVVYAITGPSGAGKTTLLSLISGLTSPSEGKVIYQGKDLAKQDRYDFRSHDIGVIFQSFNLLPALTVTENIVLSMDASGKKFDRPKKDIALELLEEVHLPDEYANERILHLSGGEQQRVAIARALSYDPKIIVADEPTGNLDLGTQRDIMDIFAKLAHDHSKCVIIVTHSPEVAQESDEVFQLAPLRRRRPTKTVQPVAARRR; the protein is encoded by the coding sequence ATGAACGATACAAAACAGATCGATGGGCAAACCCAATCATCGCCCAGCAATTCCGCCGCTGACGCAAAGGATGCCTCGCCACAGGACGACATCAACAGCGAGGTCGCCTCAAGAAGCGCCGACGATGGGTCAGCCAAGGTACCGGCGATCCTTGAATTGTCCGATGTCTCATACGCCTACAAGCGGGGTGGAAAGAAAGTGCTGCACAATCTTTCCCACGCATTCAGGCCCGGCGTGGTGTATGCGATCACCGGACCCTCCGGTGCGGGAAAGACGACGCTTCTGTCGCTGATCTCGGGGCTCACCTCCCCTTCGGAGGGAAAGGTCATCTATCAGGGAAAGGACCTCGCCAAGCAGGATCGCTATGACTTCAGAAGCCACGACATCGGAGTGATCTTCCAGAGCTTCAATCTCCTCCCCGCACTCACGGTCACCGAGAACATAGTGCTCTCGATGGATGCATCGGGCAAGAAGTTCGATAGGCCAAAGAAGGATATAGCCCTGGAACTGCTGGAGGAGGTGCATCTGCCCGATGAATACGCGAATGAGCGCATCCTCCATCTCTCTGGCGGCGAGCAGCAGCGAGTCGCAATCGCCCGAGCGCTGAGCTACGATCCGAAGATCATCGTCGCCGACGAACCAACCGGCAATCTGGATCTGGGCACCCAGCGAGACATCATGGACATCTTCGCCAAGCTGGCCCACGATCATAGCAAATGTGTGATTATCGTCACGCACAGTCCGGAAGTCGCCCAGGAGTCGGATGAGGTCTTCCAGCTCGCTCCGCTGCGCCGACGGAGGCCCACGAAGACCGTTCAACCGGTCGCCGCTCGCCGTCGCTGA
- a CDS encoding superoxide dismutase, with product MPIYTLPDLPYDYSALEPYISGKIMELHHDKHHKAYVDGANTALEKIHDAADSGDVATSNLLEKNLAFNLAGHKNHTIFWKNMAPSDGQEPQGELKAAIEDQFGSFEGFKTYFTSMTAGIQGSGWAVLAWDTLGERLITLQLFDHQGNLPVTVFPLLLLDLWEHAYYLDYLNVRADYVKAWWNIINWEDATKRFDEVRNINTTLAK from the coding sequence ATGCCAATCTATACTTTGCCGGATTTACCTTACGACTATTCGGCACTGGAGCCGTACATATCCGGAAAGATCATGGAACTTCATCATGACAAGCATCACAAGGCCTACGTCGACGGCGCCAACACCGCCTTGGAGAAGATTCACGACGCTGCCGATTCCGGAGACGTGGCAACCTCGAACCTTCTTGAGAAGAACCTCGCATTCAACCTTGCAGGCCATAAGAATCACACCATCTTCTGGAAGAACATGGCTCCATCGGACGGTCAGGAGCCACAGGGTGAACTCAAGGCCGCCATCGAAGATCAGTTTGGATCCTTCGAGGGTTTCAAGACCTATTTCACCTCGATGACTGCCGGCATCCAGGGTTCGGGCTGGGCCGTGCTCGCATGGGACACTCTCGGCGAACGACTGATAACGCTGCAACTCTTCGATCACCAGGGCAACCTTCCTGTGACCGTGTTCCCACTGCTGCTTCTCGATCTGTGGGAGCATGCGTATTACCTTGACTATCTCAATGTCCGTGCCGACTACGTCAAGGCCTGGTGGAACATCATCAACTGGGAAGACGCCACCAAGAGGTTCGACGAAGTGCGCAACATCAACACGACGCTTGCAAAGTAG
- a CDS encoding NAD(P)-dependent alcohol dehydrogenase has product MKAYAMLGLNETGWVEKQDPVCGPLDALCRPVALAPCTSDVHTVWEGALGERHDLVLGHEGVGEVIEVGDLVEDFVPGDVVIMPAITPDWGSREAQRGYPVHSGGMLGGWKFSNSKDGVFAEKIHINDADANLALLPQEISPETGCMLSDMMPTGFHASEMAKVTFGESVCVIGIGPVGLMCVRGAVLRGASRVIGVGSRPICVEVAREYGATDIVSYKDGPIAEQVLDMTDGDGVDRVLIAGGDVDTFAEAIRMLKPGGAIGNVNYLGSGDSVRIPRLEWGVGMGHKTIHGGLMPGGRLRMERLASLIVHGRVDPSLMITHRFEGFDHVEEAVRLMKDKPQDLIKPVVFIG; this is encoded by the coding sequence ATGAAAGCTTATGCAATGCTCGGTCTGAACGAGACGGGATGGGTCGAGAAGCAGGACCCGGTCTGCGGCCCGCTTGATGCCCTATGCAGACCGGTGGCGCTTGCTCCGTGCACTTCTGATGTGCATACGGTGTGGGAAGGCGCCCTGGGTGAGCGGCATGACCTCGTCCTGGGTCATGAAGGCGTCGGAGAGGTAATAGAAGTCGGAGATCTGGTAGAGGACTTCGTGCCGGGAGATGTCGTGATAATGCCTGCGATCACCCCGGATTGGGGGTCTAGGGAAGCTCAGCGCGGATATCCCGTCCATTCCGGTGGCATGCTGGGCGGATGGAAATTCTCGAACAGCAAGGATGGCGTGTTCGCCGAGAAGATCCACATCAACGATGCTGATGCGAATCTCGCACTGCTTCCCCAGGAAATCAGCCCAGAGACCGGCTGCATGCTCTCTGACATGATGCCGACCGGATTCCATGCCTCTGAGATGGCGAAGGTCACATTCGGCGAATCAGTGTGCGTCATTGGCATCGGTCCCGTTGGCCTGATGTGCGTTCGTGGCGCCGTGCTTCGCGGAGCGTCGCGCGTGATTGGCGTCGGCTCTCGACCGATCTGCGTCGAAGTGGCCAGGGAATATGGGGCGACCGACATCGTCAGCTACAAGGATGGGCCCATAGCCGAGCAGGTGCTCGACATGACTGACGGCGATGGAGTCGACCGCGTGCTGATCGCGGGAGGTGACGTGGACACCTTCGCCGAGGCGATACGGATGCTCAAGCCTGGCGGAGCCATCGGGAATGTCAACTATCTTGGCAGTGGTGACAGCGTGAGGATACCGCGTCTGGAATGGGGCGTCGGCATGGGGCACAAGACGATTCATGGCGGGCTGATGCCAGGGGGCAGATTGCGGATGGAGCGTCTGGCAAGCCTCATCGTTCATGGGAGAGTCGACCCGTCCCTGATGATCACGCATCGTTTCGAAGGATTCGATCATGTCGAGGAAGCCGTCAGACTGATGAAGGATAAGCCGCAGGATCTGATAAAGCCCGTCGTATTCATCGGTTAG